A DNA window from Thermovirga sp. contains the following coding sequences:
- a CDS encoding endonuclease III, with protein sequence MMVFTRPSMRIVKSCLDDLESAWKQGEAAHGPYSDEPLDGLILTILSQNTNDRNRDRAFASLKAYFNSWEETAAASAQEISDVIRSGGLSNIKARRILQVLEKVHLKFNAYSLKAMRGWETEDIRRFLEDIPGVGAKTIACVLLFDLGRPAFPVDTHIARVTKRLGWAGAGMSPEKIQFLMEEIVPRERYNEAHLNLITHGRKLCTSRKAFCEECLLRDRCPFPGRKQEG encoded by the coding sequence ATGATGGTTTTCACCAGGCCTTCCATGAGAATCGTTAAATCCTGCCTGGACGATCTGGAAAGTGCCTGGAAGCAGGGAGAGGCCGCTCATGGACCCTATTCGGATGAGCCCCTCGATGGCCTCATCCTCACGATCCTCTCCCAGAACACCAACGACAGGAATCGGGACAGGGCCTTCGCTTCCCTGAAGGCCTATTTTAATTCCTGGGAGGAGACCGCCGCGGCCTCGGCCCAGGAAATCAGCGATGTCATCCGATCCGGTGGTTTGTCCAACATAAAGGCCCGGAGGATCCTCCAGGTGCTGGAAAAGGTCCATCTCAAGTTCAATGCCTACTCTTTGAAGGCAATGCGGGGATGGGAGACGGAAGATATCAGGAGATTCCTCGAGGACATCCCTGGAGTTGGGGCTAAAACGATCGCCTGCGTCCTCCTTTTCGACTTGGGACGCCCCGCCTTTCCCGTAGATACCCATATCGCCAGGGTAACGAAACGCCTGGGCTGGGCGGGGGCGGGTATGTCGCCGGAAAAAATCCAGTTTCTGATGGAGGAAATAGTGCCCCGGGAGCGCTACAACGAGGCTCACCTGAACCTGATAACCCATGGCAGGAAGCTTTGTACATCCAGGAAAGCCTTCTGCGAGGAATGTCTCCTGCGGGATCGCTGTCCCTTCCCGGGAAGAAAACAGGAAGGTTGA
- the hypF gene encoding carbamoyltransferase HypF has product MERHVRLQVSGVVQGIGFRPFCSRLSDEIGLGGSVRNTSAGVSIELFGNPKSIDSYIERLQTDCPTLGHIQSIAIDLDELTTETGPRIFKILESEGSEDGNALFPPDIATCADCLGEMHEPRNRRFRYPFTNCTNCGPRFTIIEGLPYDRPYTSMSGFALCEKCRSEFHDPKNRRFHAQPIACEDCGPRLSLLACDGSLLEEGDRALRESIRALSCGSIVALKGLGGFHIACLPEDIPVLNLRTRKKRPAKPFALMTRDDVSAGRLVFLSPYSRQLLNSPRRPIVICPRKPISEISNHVAPSQDSLGIMLPYTPLHHLIMEELPVLVMTSANLSDEPLISENGEVLEKLKGVADLFLVHDRPIIMKIDDTVIAPAGKRTILLRRGRGYVPHPILTKRGMPQILAAGAEMKSTFSLARGRAIFPSQYIGDMKQLDSAVYYEKALRHFIKLFDLKPTLLAADLHPSYACTDIAKRVMGNPEETLLVQHHHAHMAACLVENGFEGKALGIILDGTGLGSDRHVWGGEFLLGDARTFARLGHFEEAPLPGGDRSVLEPWRFALALMERALGREDAERTAERLWPTRRHFFGKILSTLDAAPRTSSSGRLFDAVSAMLRIREEVSYEGQAAMELESAAIGNSRPAPFEIREENGLIILDWKPLIKWLVAEGLHLGPGKASSAFHFGLAKTLSDIALELSKRTGVRETALSGGVWQNKRLLSLVLPLLERKGLKPLIHRVLSPNDECVSVGQAAVASAHWGNKAG; this is encoded by the coding sequence ATGGAAAGACATGTAAGGCTTCAGGTTTCCGGGGTGGTACAGGGTATAGGCTTTCGCCCCTTCTGCAGCAGGCTTTCAGACGAGATCGGTCTTGGGGGTTCCGTAAGGAACACTTCCGCTGGCGTATCAATAGAACTCTTCGGCAACCCAAAAAGCATCGATTCGTATATCGAACGGCTGCAGACCGATTGTCCCACCCTGGGCCACATTCAGTCAATCGCGATCGACCTCGACGAGTTGACCACCGAGACCGGCCCACGGATCTTCAAAATTTTGGAAAGCGAGGGTTCGGAGGATGGGAATGCCCTGTTTCCCCCGGATATTGCCACCTGCGCTGACTGCCTTGGAGAAATGCACGAACCACGGAATAGGAGATTTCGCTACCCCTTCACGAACTGTACCAACTGCGGCCCCAGGTTCACCATAATCGAGGGCCTCCCCTACGATCGACCCTATACATCCATGTCCGGTTTCGCCCTTTGCGAAAAATGCAGGTCTGAATTCCACGATCCTAAAAATCGCCGGTTCCACGCCCAGCCGATAGCCTGTGAGGATTGCGGGCCACGCCTTTCCCTCTTGGCCTGTGACGGTTCCCTTTTGGAAGAAGGCGACAGGGCTCTGCGCGAAAGCATCCGTGCCCTGAGTTGTGGAAGTATCGTCGCCCTGAAGGGCCTTGGCGGTTTCCATATTGCCTGCCTTCCCGAGGACATCCCTGTGCTCAATTTGAGGACGAGAAAAAAAAGACCGGCCAAACCTTTCGCCCTGATGACAAGGGATGACGTTTCCGCTGGAAGGCTGGTGTTCCTGTCTCCCTACTCCAGGCAACTTTTGAATTCCCCGAGGCGTCCGATCGTAATCTGTCCCCGCAAACCCATCTCCGAAATATCCAATCACGTGGCCCCTTCCCAGGATTCCCTGGGCATTATGCTGCCCTATACGCCTCTGCACCACCTGATTATGGAAGAACTCCCAGTCCTGGTTATGACCAGTGCCAACCTGAGCGACGAACCCCTGATCTCCGAAAACGGGGAAGTGCTCGAAAAGTTAAAGGGAGTGGCTGATCTTTTCCTTGTCCACGACAGGCCAATAATCATGAAAATAGACGACACGGTAATCGCTCCGGCGGGCAAAAGAACCATATTGCTCCGACGGGGACGGGGCTATGTCCCCCATCCGATCTTGACCAAAAGGGGGATGCCCCAAATCCTGGCCGCCGGGGCCGAGATGAAATCTACCTTTTCACTGGCCAGGGGCAGGGCAATTTTCCCCAGCCAGTACATCGGGGATATGAAGCAGCTCGATTCCGCCGTTTACTACGAAAAAGCCCTGAGGCATTTTATCAAACTCTTCGACTTGAAGCCGACCCTCCTGGCGGCGGACCTCCATCCATCCTACGCCTGTACGGATATCGCCAAGCGTGTAATGGGAAATCCGGAAGAAACTCTCCTCGTCCAGCATCATCATGCCCACATGGCGGCATGCCTTGTCGAGAATGGGTTTGAGGGGAAAGCGCTGGGAATCATACTGGACGGAACCGGCCTGGGAAGCGACAGACACGTCTGGGGAGGGGAATTCCTCCTCGGCGATGCCCGAACCTTCGCAAGGCTGGGACATTTTGAGGAGGCGCCCCTCCCCGGCGGCGACAGGTCCGTGCTGGAGCCCTGGCGATTCGCCCTGGCCCTGATGGAGAGGGCCCTTGGCCGGGAAGACGCGGAAAGAACCGCGGAAAGACTTTGGCCTACCCGAAGGCATTTCTTTGGGAAAATCCTTTCCACCCTTGACGCTGCCCCTCGGACTTCCTCTTCCGGCAGGCTATTTGACGCCGTTTCGGCCATGCTGCGGATACGGGAGGAGGTCTCCTACGAGGGGCAGGCGGCGATGGAGCTTGAATCTGCGGCCATAGGCAACTCCCGTCCCGCTCCCTTCGAAATAAGGGAAGAGAACGGGCTGATCATCCTGGATTGGAAGCCCCTCATAAAATGGCTCGTTGCGGAGGGCCTCCATCTGGGTCCGGGCAAGGCTTCATCAGCGTTCCATTTCGGGCTGGCCAAGACACTGTCCGACATCGCCCTCGAACTCTCCAAGAGAACCGGGGTCAGGGAAACGGCGCTCTCCGGAGGCGTATGGCAGAATAAACGGTTGCTCTCTCTTGTCCTCCCCTTACTGGAAAGGAAAGGGCTCAAGCCCCTTATCCACCGCGTTCTTTCGCCCAACGACGAATGCGTCTCCGTGGGCCAGGCTGCGGTGGCTTCCGCCCACTGGGGTAACAAGGCCGGCTAA
- a CDS encoding AAA family ATPase, giving the protein MKNTDNLLTAEQLRKRTESGSLGFETTLDVPCLEDLIGQERAVQAMTFGMAIKNSGYNIFVVGDHGSGRTTYTLERLQEQADSEPSPKDYIYAFNFDNPEEPLAIDLPPGQAKDLASHLEELVEELKSTLSKAFENSQYEDAKAQLVKEFQEQVNQIMEELRSWAKDKGFVIKRTPQGFVNIPMTHKGHGKAIGTEKADQPAEEEPKEQKSGTDLPSPESRPDDKEELTEMIQEDFESLTEDEKKTLQAVSEEVSQRTLEILRRIRDLEKALKEKIKKLEAEISRAAIGPYLQETRERFGKESKIGKWLDALSEDIISNFNMFIAAARDEGADVDFSRYLANVFVSNDPSEGAPVIWETNPTYYNLCGKVEYESRQGMLTTDFRKIIPGAIHRANGGYLVLQAEEVLRNFLSWDALKRALKTGELVIENLGEQLGVIPVSSLRPEAIPVDLKVVMIGTRYLYHLLMIYDPEYQKLFKIKADFDIDMPRDEETERQMACFVAGFVNKENLLPFSSGAVSELIEWSARLSGNENRMSTQFNKIAELIVESSAWATEAELDVVGAEQVRKALREKTFRANLVEEKIRRAFAEDSFRILTDGAVVGQINGLTVVDMRDHVFGHPVRITANVYMGAEGIVNIEREVKMTGPIHNKGLLILGSFLGRKFARDFPLSLTARITFEQTYGGIEGDSASSTELYCLLSALAEVPLKQGIAVTGSVDQHGNIQPIGGVNEKIEGFFEYCRVRGLSGDQGVIIPQQNVKNLMLSHEVIDAVLSGRFRIWAVSTIEEGISILTDDAPGEMNDKGEYTPGSIYSKVYSKLEAWYEKSLKQRKNSGPGEKTSPRGEKNNEGEDENQK; this is encoded by the coding sequence ATGAAGAATACCGATAATCTTTTGACAGCCGAACAGCTGAGAAAAAGGACCGAGTCGGGTTCGCTCGGTTTCGAGACCACTTTGGACGTACCCTGTCTCGAAGACCTGATCGGCCAGGAAAGAGCAGTACAGGCCATGACCTTCGGCATGGCGATAAAAAACAGCGGCTACAATATTTTCGTCGTGGGCGATCACGGCAGCGGTCGCACAACCTATACCCTGGAGAGGCTGCAGGAACAGGCTGATTCCGAACCGTCTCCGAAGGATTATATTTATGCCTTCAACTTCGACAATCCAGAAGAACCCCTGGCTATAGACCTCCCCCCAGGCCAGGCCAAGGACCTGGCCTCACACCTGGAAGAACTCGTGGAAGAGCTCAAAAGCACGCTCAGCAAGGCCTTCGAGAACAGCCAGTATGAAGATGCCAAAGCTCAACTGGTGAAGGAATTCCAGGAACAGGTTAACCAGATCATGGAAGAGCTGAGGTCCTGGGCGAAGGACAAGGGTTTTGTAATCAAGAGAACTCCCCAAGGTTTTGTGAATATTCCGATGACCCACAAGGGACACGGCAAGGCCATCGGAACCGAGAAGGCCGATCAACCCGCCGAGGAAGAGCCAAAGGAACAAAAGAGCGGGACTGATCTTCCTTCTCCCGAATCGAGGCCGGATGACAAGGAAGAATTGACGGAGATGATCCAGGAGGACTTCGAGTCGCTGACGGAGGATGAAAAAAAGACCCTGCAGGCGGTATCCGAGGAAGTATCCCAAAGGACCCTTGAAATCCTCAGGAGGATCCGCGACCTGGAGAAGGCCCTGAAGGAGAAGATCAAGAAATTGGAGGCCGAGATCTCCCGAGCGGCGATAGGGCCCTATCTCCAGGAAACCCGGGAAAGATTTGGCAAGGAGAGCAAGATCGGGAAGTGGCTGGACGCCCTTTCCGAGGATATCATCTCCAACTTCAACATGTTCATAGCCGCGGCGAGGGACGAGGGCGCCGACGTCGATTTTTCGAGATACCTGGCCAATGTCTTTGTGTCCAACGACCCCTCCGAGGGCGCTCCGGTCATATGGGAGACCAACCCCACCTACTACAATCTCTGTGGCAAGGTAGAGTATGAAAGCCGACAGGGAATGCTCACCACCGACTTCCGGAAGATCATCCCTGGGGCAATCCACAGGGCCAATGGCGGCTATTTGGTGCTGCAGGCAGAAGAGGTGCTTAGGAATTTCCTGTCTTGGGACGCCCTCAAGAGAGCTCTCAAAACGGGAGAACTGGTGATTGAAAACCTGGGGGAACAGCTTGGCGTTATTCCCGTCTCCTCTCTCAGGCCGGAGGCAATACCCGTAGATCTCAAGGTGGTCATGATCGGAACGAGGTACCTCTATCATCTTCTCATGATTTACGACCCCGAATACCAGAAGCTTTTCAAAATCAAGGCTGACTTCGACATAGACATGCCAAGGGACGAGGAAACAGAAAGGCAGATGGCCTGCTTCGTAGCCGGTTTTGTCAACAAGGAGAACCTGCTTCCCTTTTCTTCTGGCGCCGTGTCGGAGCTGATAGAATGGTCCGCCAGGCTATCGGGCAACGAGAACAGAATGTCCACCCAGTTCAACAAAATTGCCGAACTCATCGTCGAATCCTCGGCCTGGGCAACGGAAGCGGAATTGGATGTTGTTGGGGCCGAACAGGTCAGGAAGGCTCTGCGGGAGAAAACCTTCAGGGCGAACCTGGTAGAGGAGAAGATCAGGAGGGCCTTCGCCGAGGATTCCTTCAGGATTCTCACCGATGGAGCGGTGGTGGGCCAGATCAATGGACTCACCGTGGTGGATATGAGGGACCACGTCTTCGGACATCCCGTCAGGATTACGGCAAATGTCTACATGGGAGCCGAGGGGATAGTCAACATCGAGAGGGAGGTCAAGATGACGGGTCCGATCCACAACAAGGGACTCCTGATCCTCGGCAGCTTCCTGGGCAGAAAGTTCGCCAGGGATTTTCCACTCTCCCTTACGGCCAGGATAACCTTCGAGCAGACCTACGGAGGCATTGAGGGGGATAGCGCGTCTTCCACGGAATTGTACTGCCTTCTCTCCGCCCTCGCAGAAGTGCCCCTCAAACAAGGTATCGCCGTTACCGGTTCCGTCGATCAACATGGGAATATCCAGCCCATCGGGGGTGTCAACGAAAAAATTGAGGGGTTCTTCGAATACTGCCGCGTAAGGGGTCTCTCCGGGGATCAGGGAGTCATCATCCCTCAACAGAACGTAAAAAACCTGATGCTTTCCCACGAGGTCATCGACGCGGTATTGTCCGGCCGGTTCAGGATTTGGGCTGTCTCGACCATCGAGGAGGGAATCTCGATCCTAACCGATGATGCGCCGGGGGAGATGAACGATAAGGGAGAGTACACCCCCGGAAGCATTTACTCCAAAGTATACAGCAAGCTGGAGGCTTGGTACGAGAAGTCCCTGAAGCAGAGAAAGAACTCGGGTCCCGGCGAAAAGACCAGTCCCAGGGGCGAAAAGAATAACGAAGGCGAGGACGAGAATCAGAAATGA
- the mnmA gene encoding tRNA 2-thiouridine(34) synthase MnmA — protein sequence MRAVIGISGGVDSAVAAALLLEEGFDVVGVHLRIHSSPEVEKRIERIAATLGIDCQSLEVEGLFRRKVLLPFFDDYRKGYTPNPCVICNEEVKFASLLSTAQEIDAEIIATGHYAQVSIGSGGPTLARGFDRTKDQSYMLYRIPRRFLGNLRFPLGEMTKRMVEEMGEKRFPGLFRGVAESNDICFIPRGGLTELVEGAAGPFPPGRIIDLTGAVLGRHGGLNRFTIGQRKGHSLSDGPWFVVEKRVSDNELVVGRREDLVVERLTCSDSVWHGDPLSDLHLEGCHRYRSRPSPCIMEHADARTFSCRFPGGVSGVAPGQSLVLYYNDKVFGGGIIKTAEKGGPSGHEEYR from the coding sequence ATGAGGGCCGTGATCGGTATCAGCGGTGGTGTAGACAGTGCCGTCGCTGCGGCACTCCTCCTCGAAGAGGGTTTTGATGTCGTCGGCGTTCATCTTCGTATCCACAGTTCTCCCGAGGTGGAGAAGCGCATTGAAAGGATCGCCGCCACGCTGGGAATAGACTGTCAATCGCTGGAAGTGGAGGGTCTTTTCAGGAGAAAGGTGCTCCTGCCCTTTTTCGATGATTATAGAAAGGGATATACCCCCAACCCCTGCGTGATCTGTAACGAAGAGGTCAAGTTCGCCTCGCTCCTTTCTACGGCCCAGGAAATCGACGCCGAAATTATCGCTACGGGACACTACGCGCAGGTATCCATCGGATCTGGAGGTCCGACCCTTGCCAGGGGTTTCGATCGCACCAAGGACCAAAGTTACATGCTCTACAGGATACCGCGGCGTTTCCTGGGGAATTTGCGATTTCCCCTGGGGGAAATGACCAAAAGGATGGTCGAAGAGATGGGCGAAAAGCGGTTTCCCGGATTGTTCCGGGGGGTGGCGGAGAGCAATGATATTTGTTTCATCCCCCGGGGGGGACTAACAGAGTTGGTCGAGGGCGCCGCAGGGCCTTTCCCACCCGGCAGGATAATAGACCTTACTGGGGCAGTTCTGGGGCGGCACGGGGGGTTAAACAGGTTCACCATAGGGCAGAGGAAGGGGCATTCCCTTTCGGACGGCCCCTGGTTCGTGGTAGAAAAGAGAGTCTCCGATAATGAACTGGTGGTGGGAAGACGAGAGGACCTCGTCGTGGAAAGGTTGACCTGCAGCGATTCCGTCTGGCACGGAGATCCCCTTTCGGACTTGCATCTCGAAGGTTGCCACAGGTACCGAAGCAGGCCTTCTCCCTGTATCATGGAGCATGCCGATGCTCGGACCTTTTCCTGCCGTTTCCCGGGGGGAGTTAGCGGTGTGGCGCCGGGACAGTCCCTCGTTCTTTATTATAATGACAAGGTTTTCGGTGGTGGTATCATAAAAACAGCAGAGAAAGGGGGGCCATCAGGCCATGAAGAATACCGATAA
- a CDS encoding HAD-IC family P-type ATPase: MDLFKAHAIDASEIFRNLEVDPEKGLDLQRAETLAQLYGPNQINPEEPAPWWEKLLRQFMTPMIYLLAAAALISLVMGENLDAAAIFVVILINGGIGFVTEFRAEKALLALREMISPTAVTLRGGITRAVSASSLVPGDIILLEAGDVVPADARIFEQYNLGVDESALTGESFPVDKTEETLPIKAELADRRNCLFSGTSVVRGSGRAVVFATGMKTEIGRISSLLSTVSQKETPLEERLARLGVLLIKMVVGIAILVTGLGILQGRGILRMIETGIALAVAAVPEGLPFVATMTLAIGVHRMAKRNALVRNLSSVETLGSTTVICTDKTGTLTMNDMMVGAVDPAHPECEELLLRASILCNKAHLDGGSCLGDPMEGALLRYALSRGIDVEAMRRATPILKEEPFDSRTMRMITWHSDGIAAKGAPERILDLCRSVCAAGGSVPFGEEMKRDWAERTEALAARGMRTLAFAWGEDEENLAFLGITGIFDPPRPEVRDSVNSCIDAGIHVIMVTGDHLVTARTIAAEVGILGQGGMRVLSGSKLAEMDESDFASQAREIAVIDRVTPEHKLKIVKSLQQSGEVVAMTGDGVNDAVALKQADVGIAMGIQGTEVSKEASDIILQDDCFSTIVVAIAEGRKIFDNIRKSVLYLLCCNLSEVVVVLGGIVLGLPSILLPLQILWINLVTDVAPALALALDPAEPDVMNRPPKKRQEDILSRWHLGNIVFYGLIISLGVFAAYGLSIRFHPGDPARATELCFHTLVFAQLFFVFNVRNRSLLRDPGQILANAWLLAGVGFSAFLQVFIGYVPIMQTLLDIEPLSLNEWATVIFCALLPTAVAQARKLFRKDMMR, from the coding sequence ATGGACCTTTTCAAAGCTCATGCCATCGATGCCAGCGAGATTTTTAGGAATCTCGAGGTTGACCCTGAAAAGGGGCTCGACCTTCAGAGGGCGGAAACGTTGGCCCAACTATATGGTCCGAACCAGATCAACCCCGAGGAACCTGCTCCCTGGTGGGAGAAACTGTTAAGGCAGTTCATGACGCCCATGATCTATCTCCTGGCGGCAGCAGCTTTGATCAGCCTCGTCATGGGAGAGAACCTCGACGCTGCCGCGATCTTCGTGGTCATACTGATAAACGGTGGCATCGGTTTCGTTACGGAGTTCCGAGCGGAAAAAGCCCTCTTGGCGCTTAGAGAAATGATCTCACCCACCGCAGTCACTCTCAGGGGAGGGATAACCAGGGCTGTCAGTGCCTCAAGCCTTGTACCGGGTGACATAATACTGCTCGAAGCGGGTGACGTGGTTCCTGCCGACGCCCGTATTTTCGAGCAGTACAACCTGGGAGTGGACGAATCAGCCCTGACAGGAGAATCCTTCCCCGTGGATAAAACCGAGGAGACACTTCCGATTAAAGCGGAACTGGCCGACCGAAGGAACTGCCTCTTCTCGGGGACCTCGGTCGTGAGAGGGTCAGGAAGGGCAGTCGTTTTCGCGACCGGGATGAAGACCGAAATAGGCAGGATCAGCTCGCTACTCTCCACGGTGAGTCAAAAAGAGACCCCCCTTGAAGAACGCCTGGCCAGACTTGGTGTTTTACTGATCAAGATGGTCGTCGGCATAGCGATTCTTGTGACGGGGCTGGGGATCCTTCAGGGTAGGGGAATCCTCCGCATGATCGAGACCGGTATCGCTCTGGCTGTGGCAGCCGTGCCCGAAGGGTTGCCCTTTGTCGCCACCATGACCCTGGCTATTGGAGTCCACCGAATGGCCAAGAGGAACGCTCTCGTAAGGAACCTGTCTTCTGTGGAGACCCTGGGTTCCACGACGGTGATCTGCACCGACAAGACGGGCACCCTTACCATGAACGACATGATGGTGGGAGCCGTGGACCCCGCCCATCCGGAATGCGAAGAACTGCTCCTGCGGGCCTCGATCCTTTGCAACAAGGCCCACCTTGACGGCGGTTCCTGCCTGGGTGACCCGATGGAGGGGGCTCTTCTGCGATATGCTCTTTCCCGGGGGATAGACGTGGAAGCGATGAGGAGAGCCACGCCGATCCTGAAGGAAGAACCCTTCGATTCCCGGACTATGAGGATGATCACCTGGCACAGCGATGGTATCGCGGCCAAGGGAGCGCCCGAAAGAATCCTGGATCTGTGCCGGAGCGTCTGTGCCGCCGGCGGCTCCGTTCCCTTTGGGGAAGAAATGAAAAGGGATTGGGCGGAACGGACCGAGGCCCTGGCTGCCAGGGGAATGCGGACCCTGGCCTTCGCCTGGGGCGAGGACGAGGAAAACCTCGCTTTCCTCGGGATAACGGGCATCTTTGATCCTCCCAGGCCTGAAGTGAGAGATTCGGTCAACTCCTGCATCGATGCGGGAATCCATGTCATCATGGTGACGGGTGACCACCTGGTGACTGCCAGGACTATCGCCGCTGAGGTAGGCATCCTTGGGCAGGGCGGAATGAGAGTCCTCTCAGGTTCAAAGCTGGCCGAGATGGATGAGAGTGACTTCGCATCGCAAGCAAGGGAGATTGCCGTCATCGACAGGGTTACCCCGGAACACAAGCTCAAGATAGTGAAATCGCTCCAGCAATCCGGCGAGGTCGTGGCCATGACCGGCGACGGGGTTAACGATGCGGTAGCTCTAAAACAGGCTGACGTCGGAATCGCGATGGGGATCCAGGGAACGGAAGTGAGCAAGGAGGCCTCCGATATCATCCTGCAGGACGACTGTTTTTCAACGATTGTGGTGGCCATAGCGGAGGGAAGAAAGATCTTTGACAACATCAGGAAATCGGTGCTCTACCTCCTGTGTTGCAACCTGAGCGAGGTAGTCGTGGTCCTGGGAGGCATTGTTCTGGGCCTTCCATCGATTCTCCTTCCGCTCCAGATATTGTGGATCAACCTCGTCACCGACGTGGCGCCGGCTCTTGCTCTTGCCTTGGATCCGGCCGAGCCGGACGTGATGAACAGGCCGCCCAAGAAGAGGCAGGAGGATATCCTCTCCCGATGGCACCTGGGAAATATTGTCTTTTACGGTTTGATCATTTCTCTGGGAGTTTTTGCGGCTTACGGGCTTTCCATCCGTTTTCACCCCGGCGATCCCGCTCGGGCGACAGAATTATGCTTTCATACCCTTGTATTTGCGCAACTCTTCTTTGTGTTCAACGTCAGGAACCGCTCCTTACTGCGAGATCCGGGGCAAATCCTTGCAAACGCCTGGCTCCTGGCGGGCGTGGGCTTTTCTGCCTTCCTCCAGGTTTTCATCGGTTACGTCCCGATAATGCAGACCCTATTAGACATAGAACCCCTGTCGCTCAACGAGTGGGCAACAGTGATCTTTTGCGCCCTTCTTCCAACCGCTGTTGCCCAGGCTAGAAAGTTGTTCCGCAAGGATATGATGAGGTGA